The genomic interval gcctgggatcaaaccagggtctgtagtgatacctctagcactgagatgctgtcccttagaccactgcaccactcaggataCATAGTGCTGTGGTGTAACTCTGATGTCTTTCAAATGTATGGATAGTCTCACTTTGATTTACCACGCTCCTTTAGCTGTTTACAGCTTCAATAATATATTAAACTTCTTCAAAGGATAGAACATAAACAAAATCCCAACCCCAATCAGAAGGCCATCTACTGTATTTGGTTTAGCACAGATTGCTCAATCCCCCTCCAGTCCAAGCCAGTATATAGCCTAATGTAAATAGGCCTGGCTAAGTATGTAAATTGTGATTGACCGGGTATCGAACCCTGGCCTACTATATTGCACACAGAGCTAAACACTGATATTACTCATCCCAGGAGCATTGGTCAGTCACTGAACCTGTCACGcaaaatgacgctggagagacgaagcaggtacggggagtaacatttaataaatgacgGACATATAACGAGACAAGCACAGCGTCAGCAAACAAAAACTTAGACaagaaacaatcaatgcagcagcagggaacagagcaagggaacagacaaatataggggaggaaattaacatgtaataagtgagtccaggtgagtccattaacgctgatgcgagtgacgagagaaggcaggtgtgggtgatggatggcaggagcgtgtgatgcagggtaatctggcgccctcaagcgccaggggaagggaagagcgggagcaaacATGACAGAACCACCATTAAACAGGCTATGTTTTTATGATAAAAATCCCCATATTCTCATATTTGCAAAGTCTGTACTTGAGGAGGTTTATGAAAACAACAGTGTAAATGTGTATGCCTTCATGCCAGTCATTATAGGCCAATTTGGTTGGGGAAGAATGTCCCCCCAAAAAGTATACAAAACTGCAACAAGCAGGGGTAGCATAGGCTATTGGATGAAAACCAACTCAGATCTGCTCAAATTATTTAATAACATTGGGTGTGGCCATAAGGCGGGTCATTAAGAAATGAATTGCACTGGTAGGCTGTCTGCTCCATTGAAGCACGTGCTCCCCTGTGTGCTTGACCGAGGAGATGACACGCGTGGTCCCAATATTACCTGTCACTCTTGCGCTCCGACGTGCCTCCCAGGTAACAACAGAAGAGCTCAGCATGCAGCCCACACGCATAATCTGATTAATGATTCACTGCAGGAAGGCTCAGATGGTTGGGGCCTCAGAAACACATCCACGCAGAGGTGTGCACAAACCATGGAGATTACAGTCCGGAAAGACTGCTTTCAGTGACTTAAGTTATTTTTAGTTGCATGGACATTTGAAGCGGTAGCCTATGCCTACTTTGCTTCGCTTCAGTGGAGGGGTATTGCAATTAAACGACCCTCTCAATGTTGTTACTGTTCGTTATGGCGAGTGAATCAAATGGAGGTGGTGTTTTTAGATTTCATAAAAAGTCTGTAACAATTCTGGACAACCATTGTAATATTCAGGCCACTTCTAAAATTAAGGATATTTTGACCTATATAGACCTATATGAAACGAATATAACGAGATGATATTTTTCATACATATTTGTTCGGGGTCGCTCCACCCGTATCTCCACAAGTCACCATAACATTCTATAGGTGGGCAGAGCTTCATTTGCCACATGGTATTTTTGTTGGCTGGAGGCACACCATAGCCTATGATGGGCTGCGGATTTATTTAAATTTATTTTGTAATTTCATCCACTGCATGTGGGTAGGATATTACTTTATATGATGCGTCTAATTTTCCTTTACAACGGCATACAtcaattgatttcaattgactttCAGTGGAAAAGGCTGTTGGAATATGTTGTATTATCATCTTGGCTATTTGGTGAAAATGAACCTAACATTACGCACACCGCATTATAAGCCCCGAACCAGAATACCTTCCGAGCGTTTTAAAGTAAACATGGACATTTAATTTCAAGATGGATATATTAATGGCAACAGTCTAGAATTGCGAAGCCGCCTGGTTAAAATATTTCATTTTACGCACGGAATCTCAAACTGCAGAAATAATTTGCATGGTTATTTTCGAGGTGGAGTTTGAATTTACCTTCTCGGGGCGCCGTTGGATCCCAAGCTGTCCACATCTGCACAGTGAAGAAAGGAGTCCAGCAAACGATATACGCCAGAACTATGACAAATGTCATTTTAACTGTAGTTATCTTCGCTTTGGAGATGAGCTTTACACTGCTCACCCGGGCGAGCGCATGACCTTTCGAAGTCTTCGGGGTGAGGCTTATGCACTGGTCCCTCTTGGTTTTCATTCTAAAGTTTTGCCATATCTTAAAGCTTATTAGTCCATAGCATAGGCTCAGGATGGCCACTGGTATGATGTAGATGGTAAGGCTAATCCAAGTTATATACGCTTTGGCACCCCAGGGTTCCACGAAGTCACCCCAACAATCATACACTCCAGAGCCAACGTCCTTCAGGGAAAAAATGTACATTTGTGGGCTGCTGAACACTAGGCTGAGGACCCAGGAGATAATCACGTAGAAACGGTCTTTTCGCTTGTGCAGAGACCGAAGCGGCTGACAAATCGCCAAGCACCTGTCTATAGACATCAAAACAAGCATATAGGTAGATGCGAACATCCCGACGATCTGGAAGTATTTCACCAACCTGCACAGGATATCGGGTCCATAGAAACGGAAAGTAATGTCCCAGATAAGTTGTGGCAAGACCTGAAATATAGCCACAACGAGATCCGCGATGCTGAGGTGTTTCATGAAGTAGTACATTCGGGACTGTGTGTGCTTGGTGGTGTGAATGGCCACCAGGACGCACAGATTCCCAGCCAGCGCCAGGAGCAGGACCAGGGCGAGCACAGTCACCTCCACTTTAGCCACCTCCTCATTCCGTTTCAGGGGGTTTGTTTGATTTCCCCCGGTGGTCCCGTTGCCAAGGGTTGAGTTCCCCAATGATTCGTTAAATGGCCAAAAGTCCTGCTCATTTAGTGTACTACTTTCCATTGTGTTGACCGTATTCTCTCTCAGTCCAACCGCGACGAAAAATCATGCAATAGCAGCAATGTTCAGCCACCCTACATTGGAGGGTTGTTTTAAACGTCTTCTTTGGCTCTTCATCTAACAGGTGTCAAGACAAAGCATCCGAGTGTGGAGCTGGGTTGTTACCATTTACACACGATGGGAAAACGGAATCCCAATTTTGCGCTGAAgctttatttcttattcatagCCAAATAGGACCAGACACTGGTGAGCAGGAAATAGAGAAAACACATTAACGTCTTGTTtcaattaaaaacaattacattaTATAAAACTAAATTAAATGGGAAATCTGCGATTCAATTTCTTTACTTTTAATTTAATTATATATAGGCCTAACCATTGATTTTTAGAAGAATATACATTCTACAGTAAATGcctcataccccatcagaacccaaaatataagcttattttactccattgtttgtaaacaatgtaattataaacaaacattgtagtctcaaaacatggttaaaactagatTTTTTCTGataattttttattgtttgaaCAGCAGATTGCCCCTTTGAATGAAAAAAATAAACGGAACCACAACATATAATTTAAGAAACTATTGAAACTAACAAAAAATTCCGCAGCACATGGTCTATGGATAGTCTCCAGCCATCTAAATAATATTTTAACATTGCCTAAAAGTAATAGCATGATGGGTTTTCCTAATGTAAATGTAGGCCTACTTACATGTGCATCTGCTTTACCGTCTTGTAAATTGAGTACTGGAACTAAACGCAGTGAGACCTGAAAGTGAAGCATCCAGCCTCCCTCACTAGTAGGGATCGGATTGGCCAGCAGCATGATATTTATACCACTTGTATATCCCTGGCCAAGATTATGCATGATAAATTgatttccacattatttccacTAGGTGTCCATGTGCGCACTCTAATAGATAAATGCCTAATGTCTAACCATTCACTAcatctaaaatgttttttttttttatatagatagtgatctgtttaaaaaaaaatgaagtgGTCATCATCATTTAGGCTACCCTAGTAACCGATATGCAAATAAAGGCATCATAATGAAATATTCACAAGTAAATGGGTAATTACACTATATAGGTATCTAAATATATGGACACTAGCTTTAACTAGTTGACAGCATTAGTTGATTCGGCTACAACAAGGCTAGGCTAGTGCAGCATTTAATTATATTCCATCAATGCCTCTGAAACACTAAAATGTTACCTTTCCTCGGCAGCCTGCTGCTCAAGGTTGCCAATGTGAATCATTAACCGAATTTAGGCAAGTTATGTTGTTACAAATGTCGACTAGATCCATATTTAACCTTAAAATTGCATATTTGCCTCATTGACTGCTACTGTGCAGTGACATGTTTTATAAAGCCTTTCGGCAGAGAAACCTATTTTGTATGCCAGTGATGAACTGCACCAGAGTACGTGTATATTAGTACGCGATAAATGGCGGCGTGCTGCTTGGCCGCTCACAGTGGCTCGCTTGTGGGTGTGCTGGCAGCATATAGCAGCGTTTTGATTGTGCGTCAATAATTCAAgatagcaagtttgtatgaaggtctggttctTACATTGGTAAATCTCTACTTCCTGAATTTATTCACAGGTaaatagtaatattctctaaaccgctctggtgacaaatacactttgctTCCCTGTTTCCAATCGTCCACATaactgggagaacctattcaaggaAGTAAATACATTTCGAAAACGTAATAAAAACGATAcattattagctaactagctacagtgcaggcaAGCTCAAATGAGCTGCCAACGTAgccagctagctatctagccaactttacatactgtatagctagctagctaagttaattaaatatcaccagcgacctaacttcatattagctagccatcttgatgtatttatcatTGTAAAAAACTAActaactccaaatgcatttgtaggtagctagctaacagccatgcaggagggtgaaaggatagcagccccaactgtcaaagtgagagagtaggttattctggatagggcaggtacttttgtgtagttccaGTTCCTAGAAGTGAGTACAGAGatatagtaacataatattcagtgctgtCTATTTTGAGTATAACGAAGTCTGTTTCTTGTGATGTTTTCTTGCCTCATATACAGAGAGCTGCTAAAGCCTGTCAGCAGacgaagaggtcccaatgaagagcagtggttctcagtcctggtcctggggacacaaaggggtgcacatttttgttttatccTTAGCACTATtgtacacagctgattcaaatgaccaACTcttcatcaagcttcaagtggtatttatgtattcatttgtgatgctatCCTTGTTATGATCCTGCTGTTGTCACATGCTACACGTGCAcatgtgtgtgcatatgcatctatgttatcatgatttgttataagagatattataaactgtgtggatcgagccctgaatgctgattggctgacagccatagtatatcagaccatataccacgggtatgacaaaacatttatttttactgctctaattacattggtaaccagtttataatagcaataaagcatcttgggggtttgtggtatatggccaaaataCCACAGCTAAGGCCTATATCCAGACACTACACGTtgcgttgtgcctaagaacagcccttagccgtggtatattggccatataccacaccccctcaggccttattgcttaattatactttagtaatccacaattACCTGGTGTCTAATAATGCcatcttccatattcctacagataccttgcTATTGAAGATTCCTTCAAAACAAATGTATCTAACTACCCTACAGTTACTATGCAGagcactgcaaggttgggtgaccagggccatctgggactgcctcctaGGGGAATTCAGCATGTGAATGCTACCTGTTTCCTGcataacttcatgaggatggacacgaggaccaggaggggatctgcagctcgtCGCCGTGTGCCAGAGGAGAGGTCTGCTCTCTGCAGATTGTTTCAGGGATGGGGGCCAACAACGCAACAAGGGAGGAAATCCGTGTGCGGGAGATCTTCATCTCCTACTTCTttgaagagggtgctgttccctggcaacaccatagactacactatgcacaaccaaaggctcttttaaaaGCCATCTACATTGCTAAAAaagtattcttccatttacttagctatgtctactgcagttattcaattcccagtttatctccctttgatttctacttctcaggtaAGGGCTCTGTTtgtctgtacaaaaacaaaacaggatcTTTTAAGAGTCACCCATAttgataattttttttacaattagacaccctacaacccacacctacacactcgtgtatcaatctgattgatggattgtgttaTGCAGcaagcaggctcaggtgtataactggCTTCTTCCATCTTCAAAGAATAGGAAAGAGGACCAACCATGGAGAGTTCATTATTTATATAACTACtctatattgtttgtcctcatgtgtctgCATGTTTTTAAGTATAAATAACTttgtagccacttagtgtggacaccaggacacacacagattcctgttgaacactctTTTTAATGACCTTTTCTCAAtatcagtctctctccttcacttcacagccttctccctaaatcctctaggttatatcagctgtgtcggtaaacccctcccgcatctgaactgtctacatagagggcacagcatgatcagaggtgagacgtggtcgggtcaacaggaagtattattaaagatatgctttacattgaagtacagatagagatgtagtagtcccagagttaatgatccaaggtcagttttgtatTTCACATgctgattatgatgactgacagtgttagcatgattaagccttgtgtttttttattctatctttctatccatctgtctctcgtctgcaggtatgttttgatgagAGAGGAAGCCAACTTCCAGTCCCGTCATCACCACCTCACCcactcttaagataaccttcggaccaactgggggcccaaggctggttaggagacaccactAGATacactattatgtaattgtgatgaactgagagaatattagagtagcactgtaattcattaatcttatgccttccctgctcctcttacctatttccctttctctcttttactctctcacacctctctccccacctcttctttctacctcactgtgttttataatgcacaccagaTGTGCATTGAAGAACAGATTCAACTTGtgtttataatattacaattataatatttataatgcatgtattatgtatttataacacttggataatgaacttctttcaagaaagcgtttcacattctctactggttgaaattgTCTCTCACTTGATGAAATACTATACCTATCctcagatcagtgcagatgaaggaaattAGATAGAGATGAATAGGTTTTAGAGTATTTACGTGAttcataggaagtgtagtgtactgtttaaATTCTGTTTCTGAATATATCttccaccctgcataccactgctggcttgcttctgaagctaagcagggttggtcctggtcagtccctggatgggagaccaggtgctgctggaagtggtgttggagggccagtaggaggcactctttcctctggtctaaaaaacaaaagatcccaatgccccagggcagtgattggggacactgctctgtgtagggtgccgtctttcggatgggacgttaaacgggtgtcctgactctctgaggtcattaaagatcccatggcacttatcgtaagagtaggggtgttaaccccggtgtcctggctaaattcccaatctggccctcaaccatcacggtcacctaataatccccagtttacaattggctcattcatccccctcctctcccctgtaactattccccaggtcgttgctgcaaatgagaacgtgttctcagtcaacttacctggtaaaataacggtaaaataaaaaataaatatgaataaaaaatcATAGCTAGCTTCTgaatgtttttggtcacaggtgcaggaatggctgaagaattacaACATTTGCCTCGAACTAACGCTGCAGACAGCaaaactgggtgatttgaaaagtcatagtcaatcaatcagtaatataattattttagcaaaaaaaagtatctttaatttacaatctgtagaagctatgagaatagaaaggttcagtacttttgtgaagcatcacagcacagttgaaaaatatatggcaaatggaaatccaaaatggatggttttaagagatagatgggagcggttgaatggagctgaagggtgggactaataccaagataaccaatgtaaaatgtatataggttcagacattttgtgaaatagcacagttacaaatagaaatcaaactggatggagaTCAGagatagaggaaggactaaaaacaaacaaaatataactattgtaaaatagattgtgtctgtaaaatgtgtataatatgtataaactgaaggtagatgtcacggccgttaaaagaagaggaccaaggtgcagcattgtgagcgtacattttcctttattgaataaaaatgacaccgaacaaaacaataaacactacaaaaacaaaccgtgaagctaaaggctatgtgccctaaacaaagtcaacttcccacaaaacacaggtgggaaaaatggcagcctaagtatggttctcaatcagagacaacgatagacagctgtccctgattgagaaccctacccgggcAAAATATAGAActacaaaaaaaaacatgaagtgcatgcatatcgataaataaaagccagttgaataggcaggccctgaaacagagcctcgttttcagatttttcacttcctgtatggaagtttgctgtcaaatgagttctgttttactcacagatataattcaaacagttttagaaacttgagagtgttttctatccaatagtaataataatatgcatattgtatgatctagaacagagtacgaggccgtttcatttgggcacgattttttccaaagtgaaaacagcgcccccgtattgacaagaagCTTCATAAttctttaaagaataatgtgcaaatattgtacaatccaggtgtgcaaagcttttagagacttaccctgaaagactcacagctataatcgcatcgctgccaaaagtgattctaacatgtattaactcAGAGGATTGAATAataatctaatcaagatatattaatgGTTTTATtccattaattaaaaaaaaatagcatttttcttttactttgacattacagagtattttgtgtaaatcgttgacaaaaaattacaattaaatcaattttaattccaatttgcaacacaacaaaatgtggactactttctgaaggcactgtaaatcacACCCAACATCTACATCCCACATCCCCCTAACCCATCCAAAGCTGTTCCTCATTCCAGTCACTTCTCCATTCTCCCACAGATTCCAGGGGCTGTGGAATTCCCACTGGCCCTGATGAGAAGGATAGTGATATATGTATCTATAGgctatatgtacagtgcattcggaaagtattcagaccccttcactttttccatattttgttatgttacagccttattctgaaatggattaaatacattttttcctcatgattctctacacaatacctcataatgacaaagcgacaaAGCAGGTTTATAGAATGTTTTGCgaatttattaaacataaaaaacagaaatatcttatttacataaatattcagaccctttgctatgaggctcaaaattgagctcaggtgcatcctgtttccattgatcatccttgaaatgtttctacaacttgattggagtccacctggggtaaaatcaattgattggaca from Salvelinus alpinus chromosome 2, SLU_Salpinus.1, whole genome shotgun sequence carries:
- the LOC139560169 gene encoding isotocin receptor-like; its protein translation is MESSTLNEQDFWPFNESLGNSTLGNGTTGGNQTNPLKRNEEVAKVEVTVLALVLLLALAGNLCVLVAIHTTKHTQSRMYYFMKHLSIADLVVAIFQVLPQLIWDITFRFYGPDILCRLVKYFQIVGMFASTYMLVLMSIDRCLAICQPLRSLHKRKDRFYVIISWVLSLVFSSPQMYIFSLKDVGSGVYDCWGDFVEPWGAKAYITWISLTIYIIPVAILSLCYGLISFKIWQNFRMKTKRDQCISLTPKTSKGHALARVSSVKLISKAKITTVKMTFVIVLAYIVCWTPFFTVQMWTAWDPTAPREAMPFIISMLLASLNSCCNPWIYMCFAGHLFSDLRQNFLCCSARYLKSSQCHCERDHDSSRKSNSSTYVIKSTSSQRSITQTSTT